The Sorangiineae bacterium MSr11367 genome window below encodes:
- a CDS encoding ABC transporter permease, with product MFGYHLKMVAHSLRRSPGYALLVMAGVALGVAVATMFSTVRHTYAKDPVPSKSSVLYYVRLNAWDPVLPHENGIPPMVTYMDATAITKSSIPVRQSPMFSSELIVSRDDDRSHPKRESARPCFGDFFAMFNVPFKYGAAWDRKADEGLEPVAVLNEGLNERLFGGADSVGKRLLIDGRTFRIVGVLDRWSPTIRAYDLTVVDKATAPPESIYIPFHFLRPMQLRSAGSFQGWKVEPAPGYEGVLASEDTWLQVWVELPNVEAVDSYKRFLDEYAMGQRKVGRFLARMDNRVTPLLDWMMERQGIPPETDAMTLVAVLFFVVCSMNLMGVLMAKFLARAPQIGVQRALGASKRDIFLQLVLECEIIAVAGGIAGVLLAALALIGVNHYAEDIFYRDDLFHIDWSMLWFAIVSSLVAGLIAGVYPAYRICRVPPSVYLRLQ from the coding sequence GTGTTCGGGTATCACCTCAAAATGGTGGCCCACAGCCTGCGGCGCAGCCCCGGCTATGCGCTCCTCGTCATGGCGGGCGTCGCACTCGGCGTGGCCGTGGCCACGATGTTCTCCACCGTGCGGCACACGTACGCCAAGGACCCGGTGCCGTCGAAATCGAGCGTGCTCTATTACGTGCGCCTCAACGCCTGGGATCCCGTCCTCCCGCACGAGAACGGGATTCCGCCGATGGTCACGTACATGGATGCGACGGCCATCACGAAGTCGAGCATCCCCGTGCGGCAGTCGCCCATGTTTTCCTCGGAGCTCATCGTCTCCCGCGACGACGATCGCAGCCATCCGAAGCGTGAGTCGGCGCGTCCATGCTTCGGCGATTTCTTCGCCATGTTCAATGTGCCCTTCAAATATGGGGCGGCATGGGATCGCAAGGCCGACGAAGGACTCGAACCCGTGGCCGTCTTGAACGAGGGCCTGAACGAGCGGCTTTTCGGGGGCGCCGACAGCGTCGGAAAGCGCCTGCTCATCGACGGGCGCACCTTTCGTATCGTCGGCGTCTTGGACCGATGGTCGCCCACCATCCGCGCCTACGATCTGACGGTCGTCGACAAAGCCACGGCGCCACCCGAGTCCATCTACATACCGTTCCACTTCTTGCGTCCGATGCAACTTCGGAGCGCGGGGTCGTTCCAAGGCTGGAAGGTCGAGCCGGCACCCGGCTACGAGGGCGTGCTCGCCTCGGAGGATACGTGGCTCCAGGTGTGGGTCGAGCTTCCGAACGTGGAGGCCGTGGACTCGTACAAGCGATTCCTCGATGAGTACGCGATGGGCCAACGCAAGGTCGGCCGTTTTCTGGCGCGCATGGACAATCGCGTGACCCCACTCCTCGATTGGATGATGGAGCGGCAGGGCATTCCGCCGGAGACCGATGCGATGACGCTCGTCGCAGTCCTTTTCTTCGTCGTGTGCTCGATGAACTTGATGGGCGTGCTCATGGCGAAGTTTCTCGCTCGGGCACCGCAGATCGGCGTGCAGCGTGCATTGGGGGCCAGCAAACGCGATATCTTCCTGCAGCTCGTTCTCGAGTGCGAAATCATCGCCGTCGCGGGCGGCATCGCCGGCGTCTTGCTGGCTGCCCTCGCGCTCATCGGGGTCAATCACTACGCGGAGGACATCTTCTATCGCGACGATCTCTTTCACATCGATTGGTCCATGCTTTGGTTTGCCATCGTCAGCTCCCTCGTCGCCGGATTGATCGCGGGGGTGTATCCCGCCTACCGCATCTGCCGCGTACCACCGTCCGTCTACCTTCGGCTGCAGTGA
- a CDS encoding response regulator, giving the protein MTGPLDADANSTRPILVVDDDEDLLEVLVDLLAAAGYTVGWARNGQDALSEIEKGGLPSVIFLDMHMPVMTGAEFLEHRMRDRELRKVPVVVMSAHAVTFSRSAFGVVDVIVKPFSFDDLLRAAKRHTGSAITH; this is encoded by the coding sequence GTGACGGGTCCCCTCGACGCAGACGCGAACAGCACTCGACCCATCCTCGTCGTGGATGACGACGAAGACCTGCTCGAGGTGTTGGTCGACCTTCTGGCCGCGGCGGGATACACCGTGGGTTGGGCCCGCAATGGGCAAGACGCGCTGTCGGAGATCGAAAAGGGCGGCCTTCCGAGCGTCATCTTTCTCGACATGCACATGCCGGTGATGACCGGGGCGGAGTTCCTCGAGCATCGCATGCGCGATCGCGAGCTGCGCAAGGTGCCCGTGGTGGTCATGTCGGCCCACGCCGTGACGTTTTCCCGCTCCGCGTTTGGCGTGGTCGACGTCATCGTCAAGCCCTTCAGCTTCGACGATCTGCTGCGCGCCGCCAAAAGACACACCGGCTCTGCTATCACGCACTGA
- a CDS encoding XRE family transcriptional regulator, which produces MAVRKGNPGARARAAEALGDDIGAAELGRRVAENLRQRRKARGMSLDDLAQSSGVSRAALSQIETQKSNPTLGILWKIAVGLGVPFADLIGEAKGGVSILRRGDAQILRSLDGKLESRPLAPAGASPVVELYELRLSARSTHVSEAHAPGTHELVVVLTGSLRLRVEGEAYDLVAGDSISFPADVGHAYENPGGSEARYHNVIVYER; this is translated from the coding sequence TTGGCTGTTCGCAAGGGCAATCCGGGAGCGCGTGCACGTGCCGCCGAGGCATTGGGTGATGACATTGGTGCGGCGGAGCTGGGGCGGCGGGTCGCCGAGAACCTTCGCCAGCGGCGCAAGGCGCGCGGCATGTCGCTCGACGATCTGGCTCAATCTTCGGGGGTGAGCCGCGCGGCCCTCTCGCAGATCGAGACCCAGAAGTCGAACCCTACGCTGGGCATCCTCTGGAAGATCGCGGTGGGGCTCGGCGTGCCCTTCGCGGACTTGATCGGGGAAGCCAAGGGCGGCGTTTCGATTCTGCGGCGTGGGGACGCTCAAATCCTGCGTTCCCTCGATGGAAAACTGGAAAGCCGTCCGCTCGCGCCCGCTGGGGCGTCGCCGGTGGTGGAGCTGTACGAGCTCCGTCTGTCCGCCCGTTCGACCCACGTGTCGGAGGCGCACGCGCCGGGCACCCATGAGTTGGTGGTGGTCCTTACGGGCTCGCTCCGACTTCGCGTCGAGGGGGAGGCCTACGATCTTGTCGCGGGTGATTCCATTTCGTTTCCGGCTGATGTCGGGCACGCGTACGAGAACCCCGGCGGCTCCGAAGCGCGGTACCACAACGTGATCGTTTACGAACGATAG
- a CDS encoding ABC transporter ATP-binding protein — protein MNPRKGDLFVIGAIILAVSLVFAMPAVRRWARADLAYTVQTSGHPARLSFEVGKRKLVVMLQMTRIKKIYRTDLVETHALSDLTLHVKAGEFVAVMGPSGSGKTTFLNIAGLLDNFNEGEYRLDGQDVSRLSDDEMSRIRNEKIGFIFQSFNLIPDLDVFDNIDVPLRYRRLPASERKDRITRALEQVGLSSRTHHLPSQLSGGQQQRVAIARVLAGDPKLILADEPTGNLDSLMTREILDLLERANEKGTTIVMVTHGAECAVRAHRLIHVLDGRAVEVERAPSLVKGQDLRLAAAVG, from the coding sequence ATGAATCCACGAAAGGGCGACCTCTTTGTGATCGGGGCGATCATACTGGCGGTGAGCCTCGTGTTCGCCATGCCCGCGGTGAGGCGTTGGGCGCGCGCCGATCTTGCGTATACGGTGCAGACCTCGGGGCATCCGGCCCGGTTGTCGTTCGAGGTGGGAAAAAGGAAACTCGTCGTCATGCTCCAGATGACCCGCATCAAGAAGATCTATCGAACGGACCTCGTGGAGACGCATGCCCTCTCCGACCTGACCTTGCACGTGAAGGCCGGCGAGTTCGTGGCGGTGATGGGGCCGTCGGGGTCGGGCAAGACGACATTTCTCAACATTGCGGGCCTGCTCGACAACTTCAACGAAGGCGAATACCGGCTCGACGGGCAAGACGTGAGTCGCCTCTCCGACGATGAAATGTCGCGCATCCGAAATGAGAAGATTGGCTTCATCTTCCAGAGCTTCAACTTGATTCCCGATCTGGACGTCTTCGACAACATCGACGTGCCCCTGCGCTATCGGCGCTTGCCGGCCTCGGAGCGCAAGGACCGCATCACCCGCGCCTTGGAGCAGGTGGGCCTCTCCTCGCGCACGCACCATCTGCCCTCGCAGCTTTCCGGCGGGCAGCAGCAGCGCGTGGCCATCGCGCGTGTGCTCGCGGGCGATCCGAAGCTCATTTTGGCCGATGAGCCCACGGGGAATCTCGACTCGCTCATGACGCGCGAAATCCTCGACTTGCTCGAGCGCGCCAATGAAAAAGGGACCACCATCGTCATGGTTACGCACGGCGCCGAGTGCGCCGTGCGGGCGCACCGGCTGATTCACGTCCTCGATGGGCGCGCAGTGGAGGTCGAGCGCGCGCCCTCGTTGGTGAAAGGTCAGGATCTGCGGCTCGCTGCCGCGGTGGGGTGA
- the cobA gene encoding uroporphyrinogen-III C-methyltransferase: MFRDTGYRRMQRGKVWLVGAGPGDPELLTVRAHRLIANAETLAYDELVSPEILALAPAGAERIPVGRRGGGCRHHEAKIHPRVLELALEGREIIRVKGGDPYIFGRGGEEAEELFAARIPFEVVPGISAALGAAARLHVPLTHRNVSSSVTFATAHAATPEGEASLPSYLPTDGTLVFYMGLGKLSDRLSELVRAGRPASTPAVAIASATLPNERSVFGTLGTLAELVQAANLEAPALVIIGEVISRAVASPETKDALLGEIANYALISG; this comes from the coding sequence GTGTTTCGCGATACTGGATACCGCCGGATGCAACGAGGCAAAGTTTGGCTGGTGGGCGCGGGCCCTGGTGATCCCGAGTTGCTCACCGTGCGCGCGCACCGGCTGATCGCGAACGCGGAGACGCTTGCGTACGACGAGCTGGTTTCGCCCGAGATTCTGGCCTTGGCGCCCGCGGGTGCGGAGCGCATTCCGGTGGGCCGTCGCGGCGGCGGCTGTCGCCATCACGAGGCGAAGATTCACCCGCGCGTGCTCGAGCTCGCGCTGGAGGGCCGTGAGATCATCCGCGTGAAGGGCGGCGATCCGTACATCTTCGGGCGCGGCGGCGAAGAGGCCGAGGAGCTCTTCGCGGCGCGCATCCCTTTCGAAGTGGTTCCCGGCATTTCGGCGGCGCTGGGCGCCGCGGCGCGTTTGCATGTGCCGCTCACGCATCGCAACGTGTCCTCGTCGGTGACGTTCGCCACCGCGCACGCGGCAACACCGGAGGGCGAAGCCTCGCTGCCGAGCTACCTCCCCACGGACGGCACGTTGGTCTTCTACATGGGCCTCGGCAAACTAAGCGACCGCCTCTCCGAGTTGGTGCGCGCCGGCCGTCCCGCCTCGACCCCCGCCGTGGCCATCGCATCCGCCACGCTTCCCAACGAGCGCTCCGTCTTCGGCACCCTGGGCACCCTCGCCGAGTTGGTCCAAGCCGCCAACCTGGAAGCCCCCGCCTTGGTCATCATCGGCGAAGTCATCTCCCGCGCCGTCGCCAGCCCCGAGACCAAAGACGCCCTCCTGGGCGAAATCGCCAACTACGCGCTGATCTCGGGCTGA
- the trmFO gene encoding methylenetetrahydrofolate--tRNA-(uracil(54)-C(5))-methyltransferase (FADH(2)-oxidizing) TrmFO, with the protein MKHVRIVGGGLAGCEAAFQLAERGVQVTLLEQKPERRTPAQTTDWLCELVCSNSMRSNAWVNAVGLLKEELRRCGSLILTCAEEARVPAGGALAVDRERFAEAVSQRIRGHARIQVEHRVVTHVPEASNDEPVIVATGPLTGDELAADLAAKIGVSQLAYYDAIAPIVSQDSIDESKVFYQSRWGKGGDDDGPDKGEVLRDRAALGDEAYINCPMDEATYKAFVAAVVGAEKVAPRSFEDIRYFEGCLPIEVMAGRGELTLAYGPMKPVGLTDPRTGAQPFAVVQLRKEDAAGTAYNLVGFQTRMTYGEQSRIFRMIPGLEECEILRYGSVHRNTFVNAPELLDERMQLRMLPNVYLAGQITGVEGYVESAAGGYLCAVLLAQSLAGDAFVPPPESTALGGIRTHLSRKQPDYQPSNITWACLPPHPNRRLKKRERYAALAERALVDLGQWLDSAPQARQTGRAVVSA; encoded by the coding sequence ATGAAGCACGTGCGTATCGTTGGTGGAGGCCTCGCAGGCTGCGAGGCGGCGTTTCAACTCGCGGAGCGGGGCGTGCAGGTGACGCTGCTCGAGCAAAAACCCGAGCGGAGAACGCCGGCGCAGACGACGGATTGGCTCTGCGAGTTGGTGTGCTCCAACTCGATGCGCTCCAACGCGTGGGTCAACGCGGTTGGGCTGCTGAAGGAAGAACTGCGGCGGTGTGGCTCGCTGATCCTGACGTGCGCCGAAGAGGCCCGCGTGCCGGCGGGCGGTGCGCTGGCCGTCGATCGCGAGCGGTTCGCGGAGGCCGTGAGCCAGCGCATTCGCGGGCATGCGCGCATCCAAGTCGAGCATCGCGTGGTGACGCACGTGCCGGAAGCCTCGAACGACGAGCCGGTGATCGTGGCCACGGGCCCGCTCACGGGTGACGAGCTTGCCGCGGACTTGGCGGCGAAGATCGGGGTGTCGCAGCTGGCGTACTACGATGCGATTGCGCCCATCGTGAGCCAGGACTCGATCGACGAGTCGAAGGTGTTTTACCAGTCGCGATGGGGCAAGGGCGGCGACGACGATGGGCCCGACAAGGGCGAAGTGCTTCGGGATCGCGCCGCACTCGGGGATGAGGCGTACATCAATTGCCCCATGGATGAGGCCACGTACAAAGCCTTCGTGGCCGCCGTCGTGGGCGCGGAGAAGGTGGCGCCGCGCTCGTTCGAAGACATTCGCTACTTCGAGGGCTGCCTGCCCATCGAGGTCATGGCCGGTCGCGGCGAATTGACCTTGGCCTATGGGCCGATGAAGCCCGTGGGGCTCACCGATCCGCGCACCGGCGCGCAGCCGTTTGCGGTGGTGCAACTCCGCAAGGAGGACGCGGCAGGCACAGCGTACAACCTGGTGGGCTTCCAGACGCGCATGACCTACGGCGAGCAGTCGCGCATCTTTCGCATGATTCCCGGGCTGGAGGAGTGCGAGATCCTTCGCTACGGGAGCGTGCACCGGAACACCTTCGTGAACGCACCGGAGTTGCTGGACGAGCGCATGCAGCTGCGGATGCTGCCCAACGTGTACCTCGCCGGGCAGATCACCGGGGTGGAGGGCTACGTCGAGAGTGCGGCGGGCGGGTACCTGTGCGCGGTGTTGTTGGCGCAGTCCCTGGCCGGGGATGCGTTCGTGCCGCCTCCGGAGTCGACGGCGCTGGGGGGAATCCGCACGCACCTTTCGCGCAAGCAGCCGGACTACCAGCCGTCGAACATCACCTGGGCGTGCCTTCCGCCGCACCCAAATCGGCGCCTCAAGAAGCGTGAACGCTATGCGGCCTTGGCCGAGCGTGCCTTGGTCGACTTGGGCCAATGGCTCGATTCGGCGCCGCAAGCGCGTCAAACCGGTCGAGCCGTGGTGTCAGCGTGA
- a CDS encoding nitrite/sulfite reductase, which produces MSEQAPYLPRYSHPKDIDDFVVQLERFERGEIGADAFRVFRLQRGVYGQRQDGVQMIRVKIPFGLLGVPQLDALADVAERYGHDLGHVTTRQNVQFHFVQMKDVEPAMRRLDEAGLTTREACGNTARTVTGCEVAEVCKTAPFDVSPYAEALTRYFLRHPLSGGLPRKFKSAFSGCASDCAMTQINDLGFIATVKDGEPGFKVVAAGGLSTSPQAAITLHEFVRPTEIARIGEAILRLFNKLGNRENKHRARLKYVLRKLGEEKFRETYAQIRAEVDAEATAELKLPAAPGRVPAPPVEPPAERPSGFLAWRANAVVDQKQDGFAAVYVRLHLGELTAKSMRGLARILERYGDGSLRATIDQNVLLSWIHQKSLPALYQELSALGLTRSGVHSARDVVSCPGAESCSLAVTSSRALGAAIGERLEKDDVRELSAMRDTTIKISGCPNSCGQHHVADLGFHGGAKSFGGTTVPVYQLHLGGGVDENGARFGKQVIKIIARRVPDAVVLLMKLFETDHKEGERPRQFFQRVDPKRVTFALASLAGPPGADSNEAVDIGETAGFVLETKDGECAA; this is translated from the coding sequence ATGAGCGAACAAGCACCGTACCTCCCCCGTTACTCCCATCCCAAAGACATCGACGACTTCGTCGTCCAGCTCGAGCGCTTCGAGCGCGGTGAAATCGGGGCCGATGCCTTCCGTGTCTTCCGCCTCCAGCGCGGCGTCTACGGACAGAGGCAGGACGGCGTGCAGATGATCCGCGTGAAGATCCCCTTCGGGCTCCTCGGCGTGCCGCAGCTCGATGCCCTGGCCGACGTGGCCGAACGCTATGGGCACGACCTCGGCCACGTGACCACGCGGCAGAACGTCCAGTTTCACTTCGTGCAGATGAAGGACGTCGAGCCCGCGATGCGGCGGCTCGACGAAGCGGGACTCACCACGCGCGAAGCCTGTGGCAACACCGCGCGCACCGTCACGGGGTGCGAGGTGGCCGAAGTTTGCAAGACCGCGCCGTTCGACGTCTCGCCGTACGCCGAAGCGCTCACCCGGTATTTCCTGCGCCATCCGCTTTCCGGCGGCCTGCCGCGCAAGTTCAAGTCGGCCTTCAGCGGCTGCGCGAGCGACTGCGCGATGACGCAGATCAACGACCTGGGCTTCATCGCCACCGTCAAGGACGGCGAGCCAGGCTTCAAGGTCGTGGCGGCGGGCGGCCTCTCCACGAGCCCGCAGGCGGCCATCACCTTGCACGAGTTCGTGCGGCCGACGGAAATCGCGCGCATCGGCGAAGCGATCCTGCGGCTGTTCAACAAGCTCGGAAACCGCGAGAACAAGCACCGCGCGCGTCTGAAGTACGTGCTGCGCAAGCTGGGCGAGGAAAAGTTCCGCGAGACGTACGCGCAGATCCGCGCGGAGGTCGACGCCGAGGCGACCGCGGAGCTCAAGTTGCCGGCGGCGCCGGGGCGCGTCCCCGCACCGCCCGTGGAGCCCCCGGCCGAGCGCCCGTCGGGCTTCCTCGCATGGCGGGCCAATGCCGTCGTGGATCAGAAGCAGGACGGATTTGCCGCCGTGTACGTGCGCCTGCATCTGGGCGAGCTCACGGCGAAGAGCATGCGCGGGCTTGCTCGTATCTTGGAGCGGTACGGCGACGGCTCGCTCCGCGCCACCATCGACCAGAACGTGCTGCTCTCCTGGATCCACCAAAAGAGCCTGCCGGCGCTGTACCAGGAGCTCTCCGCGCTGGGGCTCACGCGCAGCGGCGTGCACTCCGCGCGGGACGTCGTGTCGTGCCCCGGTGCGGAGTCGTGCAGCCTGGCGGTGACGTCGTCGCGTGCACTGGGAGCGGCCATCGGCGAACGCCTCGAGAAGGACGACGTGCGCGAGCTTTCGGCCATGCGCGACACGACGATCAAGATCAGCGGTTGCCCGAACAGCTGCGGGCAGCACCACGTGGCGGATCTCGGCTTCCACGGCGGCGCCAAGAGCTTTGGCGGCACGACGGTCCCCGTTTACCAACTGCACCTGGGCGGCGGGGTCGACGAAAACGGTGCGCGCTTCGGCAAGCAGGTCATCAAGATCATCGCGCGGCGCGTGCCCGATGCCGTGGTGCTACTGATGAAGCTTTTCGAGACGGATCACAAAGAGGGCGAGCGCCCGCGCCAGTTCTTCCAGCGCGTCGATCCGAAGCGGGTCACCTTCGCACTGGCGAGCTTGGCAGGGCCGCCCGGTGCCGACAGCAACGAAGCGGTGGACATCGGCGAGACCGCGGGGTTCGTGCTAGAGACGAAAGATGGCGAGTGCGCTGCCTAA
- a CDS encoding phosphoadenylyl-sulfate reductase: protein MASALPNQADLADANARLEKASYAERLAYAVERWGDRLLFTSSFGAGSGVLLHLWSEVAPHLPVVFIDTGFLFDETLAYRDRLAASLRLTIRTLNPSIPRDDFLVEHGADIQAKDPDFCCKINKIDPLAPVLREARGWVSGLRRDQSSTRADVPILLATDEGHVKVHPIASMTAQEATEYMARHHIEEHPLRARRFLSIGCWPCTSAVPEGQDERAGRWAGRAKTECGLHSAIYSPEARPSSKTSPSR, encoded by the coding sequence ATGGCGAGTGCGCTGCCTAACCAGGCCGATCTAGCCGACGCGAACGCGCGGCTCGAGAAGGCAAGCTATGCGGAGCGGCTCGCGTACGCCGTCGAGCGCTGGGGGGATCGACTGCTCTTCACGTCGTCCTTCGGTGCCGGCAGCGGCGTGCTGCTGCACTTGTGGAGCGAGGTGGCGCCGCACCTGCCCGTAGTGTTCATCGACACGGGCTTCCTCTTCGACGAGACCCTCGCCTACCGCGATCGGCTCGCGGCGTCGTTGCGGCTGACGATCCGCACGCTGAACCCGTCGATCCCGCGCGACGATTTCCTCGTCGAACATGGCGCGGACATCCAAGCAAAAGACCCCGACTTTTGCTGCAAGATCAACAAGATAGACCCGCTTGCCCCCGTCTTGCGCGAGGCGCGGGGTTGGGTCTCCGGGCTGCGGCGCGATCAAAGTTCGACACGTGCCGACGTTCCGATTTTGCTCGCGACCGACGAGGGCCACGTCAAGGTGCACCCCATCGCCAGCATGACGGCCCAGGAGGCCACCGAGTACATGGCGCGGCACCACATCGAGGAGCACCCGCTTCGTGCGCGTCGCTTTCTCTCGATTGGGTGCTGGCCATGCACGAGCGCGGTCCCCGAAGGTCAAGACGAGCGCGCTGGACGATGGGCCGGCCGCGCAAAGACCGAGTGCGGGCTGCACTCCGCGATCTATTCCCCGGAAGCGCGTCCCAGCTCTAAAACGAGCCCCTCACGCTGA
- the cysC gene encoding adenylyl-sulfate kinase codes for MSGTQTSKNGAVVWFTGLSGAGKSTLAEALLPRLRAAGKKVELLDGDIVRTHLSKGLGYSREDRDINVDRIAFVAHLLARNGVNVLVAAISPYRAARDRARATIGSFVEVHVAPPVDECIKRDVKGLYQKALAGEIPQFTGVNDPYEHPLSAELTLDTSTISVEKALSQILITLRELGYLEESEWARAEAPGDAASPS; via the coding sequence ATGTCCGGTACACAAACCTCGAAAAACGGGGCGGTCGTGTGGTTCACGGGGCTTTCCGGCGCAGGCAAGTCCACCTTGGCCGAGGCCTTGCTCCCCCGGCTCCGGGCCGCGGGAAAGAAGGTCGAGCTGCTCGATGGCGACATCGTTCGCACGCACCTTTCCAAAGGGCTCGGCTATTCCCGTGAAGATCGCGACATTAACGTGGATCGCATCGCCTTCGTTGCGCACCTTCTCGCACGCAACGGGGTCAACGTCCTCGTGGCCGCCATCTCACCGTACCGCGCGGCGCGCGACCGGGCTCGAGCGACCATCGGCTCCTTCGTGGAGGTGCACGTCGCACCCCCGGTGGACGAGTGCATCAAGCGCGACGTGAAGGGCCTCTACCAGAAGGCCCTCGCCGGCGAGATCCCCCAATTTACCGGGGTCAACGACCCCTACGAACACCCCCTTTCCGCCGAGCTCACGCTCGATACCAGCACGATCTCCGTCGAAAAGGCCCTTTCCCAGATTCTCATCACACTGCGCGAGCTCGGTTACCTCGAGGAATCCGAATGGGCTCGTGCCGAGGCGCCCGGCGACGCGGCGAGTCCATCATGA